GATGTTGCTGTAAAATTCATtagtaaaaaaatgaaaaagaaagagcAGGCAGCACATGAAGCAGCTTTGTTACAACACTTACAGCATCCTCAGTACATCACTATCCACGATACCTACGAGTCTCCTACTTCTTACATCTTAGTTTTGGAGCTGTAAGTacacagagctgggatttaAGATTTGGGTAGGAATCCTGTTAAAGCCAAGCATAAAGATCACCCTGAGTTCAGCAGGAACAAGATTTCATGGATCAAGATGTCAAATGAAATAGCCATTTTCTGCAGAGTTTGCACTGCCTTTTCTTTACAGGGAGTAAGATTAAGAGGAACAAATAAAACTGCTTTCTACTTGGGTGAAGCTTGGGTAATTTGTGCCACTGAAAAGTATCAGACCTACTTGGGCAGTTTTGTCCACATTTTACATTTCAGTAAAAGTGTTTCAGCTAGGTCAAAGCCTTCATCATTCTGATACCTTTTGGTGAAAAAACCTGTGTAGCAGCCGTGCTTGTCCTGTAAGAAAAACAGCAACCAAACTCCAAAATGCCTTGCTATGGTATATCCAACAAAGTATATCTGGGCTATTTCATTGTTTGTTTGTACAGATAAATAAACTAGGTGGAAAACTTTTATTGGGTTAGTTTTCCCACAGAAAATATTACCAGCTGAAAATGtcaatgatttttttctccaattaTGTAACTAGCTCTGTAAATAAATAGATGGATCCAAATAATTAAGAAGTTCTGTTTCCGAAGGGATTGTCTCTGTCTCTTGAATCCATCCTTAAGCAAATGAGTTTACTTTAAGAGTGTTGCTAAATTTGTCAAGGACTGGAGATAACAATTGAGGATTAATCATTCTACCACTTCCACGGCCTGCAGTATCTTGAGATATCAGTAAATACTCGTCAGatcttgcattttattttcctcccttttttaggtcacaaaattttgttttcagacatTAACTGTTCCTAGAGGTGCCATGTGATGTTTCATGCAcagggtttggtttgtttgcagGATGGATGACGGCCGTCTCTTGGATTATCTGATGAACCACGATGAGCTTATGGAGGAGAAGGTGGCCTTCTACATAAGAGACACCATGGAAGCCTTGCAGTACCTCCACAACTGCAGAGTGGCTCACTTGGACATAAAGGTAGGAACAAATGAGAATGGTGCTGTTCTGCTGTGCCCTGGAACAGAGAGTTCCCAGCTGTTCAGACAGGGAGGAGGTGCAGGCTGTACCCCATGGAGATGATCACTAAATGGACAAGCTGCTGATCAGAGAAAGGAGTTACTGACCTGCAGCACCAGGTCTCTGCCTTCAGacaagaaatgcatcttttCCCTTGATTCCCTGGTTTGTCCCCAAGAGCTTTCTGGATTTAATGATGGGGAAGGAGGATGTCAGAGAGACAAGAGTGAGATGTCACTAGCACCTGTCTGAAGGGAAACTATGAACAATTCTATGGAGTTTAGTTTGGGCTCACACTCACCCACCAAccctccagggcagagctggcttgTGCCCggctggcaggggcagaggaaaaggaaagcagCACACTACATTGTGCTGGACAGCCTGAGAGGGGAACTGGGTGGGAAATACACCTAGGGAAGGGTTCAGAGAAGAACAAAGGACAGGTTGCACTGTGGAGGAGAAATTGGGGTATTCTCTAACGTCACACTCAGACTAGTACAGCTTGTACCTGCTTTTGTGAGCACacatggcaggagccactgTACTATCCTGGATTTGGCATTGTATTCCTGTCCTCCCCAGCATCCCAGTTACCTTGGATGACAGAGAATTAGCCACTGAAATTGTGATTAAGTGTTTCAAGTTTTGTGATCTGCAACATTGATTCTGGTTGCCAGGGATATCAGATAATCTATAACACTTTGTAGACTTAAATGACAATTAAAAATAGGGAATGAGGGATAAATTTAACTTTCTTATATAGTGGAAAATCCAGCTTCAGGGAGATTTAGTCTCATCTCTCTCAGCCCCAGGCATTTCAGATGAAATGATGCTTTCATTCTTCTGTTGCTTCTACCCCTACAAAAAATTCCATTTGTACAGGACCTTATATGAGAATTAGACACAAAAGGCTAAATAATCTTGGTTTCCTTCTATGCAATTGTTTCTATTTTTTGCTCTATTTATATGACCTGTCAAAAAGTAGGTATTACTGAGGTAAGAAACTGCAAAAAATTCTCTGTATGATCATAAACAAAGAAACAAGGTGGAAAGCTAATTTTCTGTGACCTCTCTGCAGTTCCCCTGAATAAGGGATGCTAAATAAAGCACCTTCTGTTGCTAAGTGGGAAGCGGGAGATGCACTGGTAGTGACAGCAGACCTGTCCATGGATTGTGTTGTCCCAGGATCCTGCTCAAGGATGTGTTGATTTTGTCAATAGAGACTGCACAAGAGAAGAGAAGTGAAGAGACTGGAACAGCCATGTAGTTAACtttgagatatatatatatatatatatatatatataaaatgagGCAGAAGTAAAATATGCatgaggaaaagggagagaaaaaaacatcTAGATGGGTGCAAGAAGTAAATTCAGAATCATCTCAGAGCCAACAAAGAAAGGATAATCCATGTTAAGTCCCCAGAAGAGTGTGTATAAGAGTGTGTATAGGCAATGCTCAGTATCTCTCACTgagaaagggaccttaaatacTGAGAGCTGctaaaacagagagaaaaccaACTGGGATTAAATGTAATTTTACTCTGTCTTGGAAATCATTACTGTGTCCTGGTGTATGTATGGGAACTCCATGTCAATTGACAGCAACAGTAATGGCACACACCAGTCCCTCCCAGGGTAGTGGGTGCAAAATTGAACATTTACTTCATGAAGAACATTTCTGCTGCAAGTTATGCACACTTACTTAGCCAGCTGTCAGCTGAACAAGTGGAGTCTAAATAAACTGATCAGATATATAAGTcgtaataaaatttaaaaatccatcAGTGCTCTTAATCTGCAGAGATTCATTTGGGAATATAAACTGTAAGTATTTGGGACAAAGTGTAAAATCCCAGTGTGTTGCCCTAGTGCAAAAGAGGATCTTGTCCTTGCAACTGCAGCATTGATCTGAATTTAGAGCaaacagcagctgagctggttCCTTATCATTCACTCTCCTGATCTCTCCCTTGCACATGTGATTACATGCAAGTTTTGATTAACTATTAAGCCTACATGAATCCTACACATTTTATTTGCCAAAACAGAGTTATGATTAAGTTTATTTCATTGTCTTTTCAACAGCCAGAAAATCTGCTCATCGATTTGAGAATCCCAGTGCCTCGAGTCAAGATCATTGATTTGGAAGATGCAGTTCAGATCACAGGTCATTACCATGTCCACCACCTCCTTGGAAACCCGGAGTTCGCAGCCCCTGAAGTTATCCAAGGCCTTCCAGTCTCCCTGAGCACGGATATCTGGAGCATTGGGGTCCTCACCTACGTCATGTTAAGCGGTGTCTCTCCGTTCCTGGATGAAAGCAAAGAGGAGACTTGCATCAATGTGTGTAGAGTAGATTTCAGCTTCCCACACGAGTACTTCTCCGATGTGAGCCACGCCGCCAGGGATTTCATCAACGTTATCCTGCAGGAAGACTTCAGGAGAAGGCCGACAGCAGCCACTTGTTTACAGCATCCGTGGCTGCAGCCGCACAATGGCAGCTATTCCAAGATCCCACTGGACACCTCCCGCCTGGCGTCCTTCATCGAGCGCCGCCGGCACCAGTACGACGTGCTCCCGGTGCCCAGCGTCAAGAGCTTCCTGCTGAGCAGGATGAGCCCGGGCACGTAGTGCCTCCATCCACGGCCCCTGcgctgctgctcctgagcctgggcCGGGAGCGCCGCCGGCAGCGCACGGATCCCTCTGTACATATCCCATATCAATGCCTGCCTTTCACCAGCTGCAGGGTGGGAATCACTGCAGACGTGGCAATGGCACCAAGGCCAAGGgggtgacagcagcagggacacgCTCCCTCTCTTGGGGCACGTGAAGGACGCATCCACTGCCAAAAAAGGACTGCAGGAAGCAAACACCAACTGGGAATGAGAGCCAAAATTGCAGTTGCCTTAATCTTTGTGAGGCAGCCTTATAAGAAATCCTCTTGATCTTGCTGAACTGAATTCAAAATGTACAAAAGACTAGAAGTAGGATAGTGAGGGGGAGTGAGACCAGGCTGACCTTAGCACGTACTGCAGAACTGGACCGGTCAGTTTTTGCTGAAATAATTGCAAGCCTGCTCCAGGTTATCAGTCAGACTTCTCATGCCCCATGTGCCCATGTCTGCCATGATTTCAGTGGGGACTTTGCCTGCATAGGACATGCAGGATCAGGCTCCAGTCACTGCTGGATCAGCTCCCATGGTGGCATGGCTTAGGAACACTCGTGTTGCGTGGTAGTGCTCAGACCAAAATCCTCCATGAAGCCCCTCCTTGGGCTTTCTGCCGTGTGAAGTCAACGTGCAGCACCTTTCAGAGCTATGATTAAGGCAATGAATTCACTGGAGCATACAGCTGGTTCTGATCAAGCACAATGGGACtatggtgggttttttaaaagcattttatacACATTGTACAGAAATCTTTTGCAAAACCTGTGCATTGAGAAAAGGCAGAGTCCAATTTTTGCAGTATCTGTAAACTAGATGACGATGGTGATGAAGACAATTTTTTCTATCACAGGTTTTCAATATACATATATTGTAtcatagatataaatatatataaatataaaggaTCCTGTTCCATTTCTAGCTTCAGAATTGCTTGGCCCAAAGTCCATCTAAGCCTTTCAGAGTGCAGTAGGAGTGGTGAGTTCATTCTTGTGCTTACAGCTTGAAAATCGTTTTCAGTGTTTAAAGCATGTCATTTGTTTCATTTCCAAACTTGTAAATATCTCTCAGCCACCATTAACACCTCATAACCAAAGCATTCATGAGGATATTTTTATGTCCAAAGCCTAatttgtaataaaaaaataatattcacaATTAAAACATTTCTCTCTTGCAAGCCAAGTTGCAACATCATCATATTGATGTTACAGTGACGGAGCCAGCCTTAAGTATAACCAACATAGGGAGTCTGCAGTGACAAATCAGCAGTTTGTAGGTTGGCCAAATCTTCCTTTCTAGAAATGGGACTGGAAGGGGAAACCATCTGAGGCTTCCCCATCCTACTGCCACACCACAAAGCTCTACAGCCTTGTGGGGTTACAGTCAAAGAGATTTTTCCCCCTGGCATGTGGGGACTTTGTCTCGGTGCTGAGTACCATTTGTGTGTCTGTAATGGGAAATGGCAGTTGTTACCAAAGGTTTTCCTAAGGAAAAGGGCTTGATCTGACCACGTGTGCTCATACAGACTCTCTAGCAAGGGAGAGAGTCAAATCTCATTGACCATCTGAGTAACTGCACTGTGAGCCTGCAGGAGCAAGCGCTGTCTCTGCCAGTGGGGGGTGGAGATACCCTGCAAGTACTGTTAAATTCTCAGGGCTCTGACAGCCCTTTTTTGATCCACCTCCAAGCTCCCTTTCACAGCAGGGAGGACACCTGGCCCTTCTCTTTGTGCTTGCTCTGTCACTACACCAGAGTGGTCAGTATTTTGTTAGTGGAGAAGAGGCACAGCAAGAACCCTCAGTGCTCGACACTGAGTGTGTGCAACAAAGAACAGCCCTTGAGGTGGGGAAGCCACAGGCAGAAAGGTGAGCCCAGGTGCCTCAGCAGAGTCAGCAGCAGTTCTGTGAGAGATCTGATACAGGGAGGGAGTGTGGAAAGGTTTGAAAGAGACAAGTGTTCACAGAAGGGTAAGCTTTTTGAAAATCATCCAGAACCTATCTCAGTTCCTCTCTAGAGCAGCACCTGATTTTCTAAGCAATCCAGCAGCACCTCTTAGGTAAAGACCAGACTCTCATCCTGAGCAACAGTGCAAAGTATGCAATTTCTTAGCAACTGAATACAGACAGCAGTCAAGGGGGTCTCCAATTACCACCAGCCTCAGGTACTTTCTCACTACAGGACTGTCTGTAATTCTTCCTATTTGTCAAAGCTGACTCTTTGTGCTGTGGTTGTGCTGCccttaaaaaaatgtttgtggAAGTGTGGTCTGTAAAACCCACAGTTTTTATTAGGCCCATGGGTACAGTTTGAACCACAGGCTTTCTGCTTGGCATTAATACAAACAAATTCTCGTGTATATGAAATTTGGAGTTATTTagcattttgtttttctacaTCCTGCATTCATATGTCAAACTACAACAGCAGACCCTTTGAATGCACAGGGGGAAAAAGCTGGACTGTTTAAGGTAATATTTAAGCCTCTCATTGCTATCAAAtaacagaaaagaaaacccaaaaggCTGAAAGAGAGATGATATATGATTAGGAACTGGTGCTCAAATTCAAAAAAGACTCCTTGTTGAGAGAGCCGGAGATGCTGAATTCTGATGATGTTGAATGTTCTGGAGTTACTTTCTtttgtggttttgctttttccatATTCATGTTAGAACACCTCTTCCTGGACACCATTCTTCTTACAGCCTATTCAGGAATACTTGAACCATTAAAACTTCCATAAAACATTTGTGATTACCAACCCTTCTTGCTTTTGCCTGAATAATACCAATTTGACATGTAATATTGCCATTTGATAAATGCAGAGAACTATCCTGACTTTGCTCTTTCAAAGTATTTTTCAGCCAACCTGTGGTGCCTCTGCAGATACAACAGGTCCTGTAACTCTGTTGAAAACTGTAACTCCATTGCAAAGAGATTACAGAAGCTGAGTAAGTAGGCCTGGAGTGCCCCTGCTGAGTGAGAAGCCCCACAGCCAACCCCCTATGTAGCATTCTCCAGTGACTGGGTTTTTTGGTGCATGAAATACTGTCTGTAACAAGCACAGTTTCTCAGCGAAGCTCCCCAGAGAATATCTGACCCCAAGGGGAAGATTTCCACCTGCAGCTGTGTACCACTCAGGGTGTTCCCAAGATGGCTTGAAAGTGTGGTGGTAGCTGCACCCTTTAGCTTCTCCAGCAGTCTCCAACCATCCAGgatgagcagcaggaatgctgaCAGCAGTGCACCACAAGCTCTGTGTGGAGTGGCACTGTGCACACAGCCACTGCCATCAGACACCTCCACAGTGCTCTTACCCTGCTCTGACAGCAGTGTGGCtcacagtgtccccaggtgctgggtgacactggggcaGCAGCAATGGTGCTGGTGACACCACAGAGCCCAGAGGACATGGCGACATGGGGGGCTCCTTATTTAAGATGGCTTCTTTTAATGAGTGTGCAATGAGCAATTAACTCACCTCTCTCTCTGCTGCACTtggagcagccaggccagggcaggAATTCTGCTGGCCACTGTAAACTGCCAGCCCCCATCAGGTGTGGCTGCCCCGGGGGAGgccccaggtacccccaggcTGCCAAGCCCCCCGTgcatggcactgctggggtgacacacagccagcccagggctgtaACTTCAGTATTTCAAAGCACTCCAGGCTTTAAAATTTATAATATGTCTCTCTCTTCTCAGTGATGCCAACAAGTTTCATTTAAGTCTTACTGCCTTTTCTGTTTGAAAGACTATGGATTGGGTTTTTTCAGTGACATGTATCTTTTTACTTCTAAGTTAATGCTGAGACAAAGTCTGTGCCCTCAACTGACCCTGAGGCTATGGCTTCAGTGGAGTTCATTGGCATTTCTGACAATGCATTAGGCCTGTGCTACAGATACTGTGCATAAAGGCTGAATGCAGAACCACACATTATAACCTGACTATATATAGCCCTATTTTAATGCCCTTGCCATGAGGGGACTGTGTCAAGTAACCTAGGATAATATAAATTTCAGACAGATGTAAAGGCTTCTCTGTGCACATAAAGGTCTAGCAGAAAATTTACATGCACAGGGGCTCACCACcttgttttgttctttctttcccAGCAGAGTTGGATTCTCCTCTAACACagggcttggggttttttttttgagctcATTCACTCATGTCCCATCAGAAAATGGTGCTTTCCCAAGGAAACAAAGtcaaatcccattttactaGGCTGACTGCACACTGCCATCAAGTGATGTACTCTCGTTCTGGGATCTGTGTAGTGCTGAGTGTTTCCATAGCGTCAGGATGCTGAATGTTTGCTGTAACTGTAGTCTTTATTATGGAGCTAGTGAAAACCAACATCTTCTCTACTCAAGCCATATTTCACCTTCATGTCCAACTTCTGATGCTGGTGCTTTTACTTCTCTTTCTACCAAACTGTTCAACACTGCTCTGCCACTGAGGTCAATTTGCTGATAACTTTTGGAAAGCAAATGCAATAGcaagtgcaaaaaaaaaaaaaaatcaatctcaGACTTATTCACCGAGATAAGAGCAAACAGTTGGAACGCATTGATGCTTTTCAATCCTAGCAACAATCTACtgaaggaggaagaaagaaacaGTATTGCTAACAGCTCAGCATTTTCAAGGTGCAAAGTAATTCCACAGCCTTAATTATTTCAGTGTATTGCTGGTCTGCCTTAAATGTATCTTCAGTTTTATTGCGGATTTCATTTTGTATGCACACAATGTCGGTTTGTAAAGGCAGGTTTGTAAATATTTCCTTTGTAAGTCTAATCACTCATGTGTACTGTTGTGAGGTGACTACTTGCTGTCCCATGTTGTTGTTACTATTCTGCAGTATATATGATCATCTACAGATGTAGCTTCAACCTGTACATCTCCTGTCCTTGCATTCCCATAAATAGAGTATACTCAAGACTCcgtttctgggcttttttgattaaataaaattattcagaGAAGACCGGGTCAATCTTATTTCACACATTTTTCTGAGCGAGGCCTTGCAGACTCGGGGCTGGCTGAGGGCATTATTCAGCTGTTTTCGGGGGGATCTCTCAGGGACCCAGCCCAAGGGACTGTCACCCTGGCTGCATCCACCGAGCGGCCTTTGGGAACCACCCGGGGAGCCAGCACGGCGAGAAACCCTCGGGTCACACCAAACCCTCTGCACCGGGGGCTTCTGCTTCCCGGGGAATGGGGTGACGAGAGAACGGGGGATCTTGGAGGGACAGCGGGCCTCAGGGAGCAGGGCCGGGATGCCGCAGGGGCCGCCGCCTCAGGGAGGGGATCCGGGACGGCCACAGGGACTCCGGGGTGGCGGAGCTGTGGTTCCCGCCACAGGGAGAGGATGAGGTACAGGCCACACCACTGTCTCCCGTGTGTCACACGGTGTGCCCGCCCCGCGCCCCTCCCGCTCCGCATCATCTCCGTGCGCCGGGCCCGGCGATGGCGGCGGGGCCCGTGGGGGCCGTGGCGGCGGCGCTGAGCGGGGTGGGCGCGCTGCGCTTCGGGCACTTCGTGCTGAAGAGCGGCCGCTCCTCGCCCGTGTACATCGACCTGCGCGGCCTCGTGTCCCACCCGCGGCTCCTGCGGCAGGTGCGGCCCGGGGAGCCCCGGACCCGCCCGGGCCCCGCGTGTGCTCGGGGTGGCGGCTCCCTCACGGCCCGGGGGCAGCGGGATCGGCAGCGCTGCCGCGGCTCCCGCACGGTCGGCTCCCGGGTCGTGTCAGCAGAGGGGTGTTCATTGATTTAGTCACGTTCGCTCCAGCCTGGCTCTTAAGAAGCGTTTGGTTTTCCTCTCCAGGTTGCAGGACTCCTTTTCCAGGCAGCCCAGGATGCGGGGCTGCAGTACGACTGTGTGTGCGGCGTTCCGTACACGGCGCTGCCGCTCGCCACCATCATCTGCTCGGAAAATCAGGTGCCCATGCTCATACGGAGGAAGGAGGCAAAAGACTACGGTAAAGCCTTCAAATCAAGAGTTTGTAATTTACCGTGTTTGGGAAATGACTTTATGTAATTTGTGGTTCTTTCTGGCACAGCATCTCCCAGTTTAAGGTTACCATTGCAATTTAAGGAGGTCCTTTGCCCCCTAAAGCAAACTTCCCACAGCATTCCAGCCTGAtcagcctctcccagctggtTGCTGTTTAGCCTGCAGCTTTAGTCCTGCTGTAGGAGATTTGGAGACTCTTGAAGGGTGTTTTCtgattcttggttttgtttgtgagagttggtttgttttctttagcaatgtctttttcttttttttcctcgtTACCCTTGCTATGGTTCTGGGTTAGTGGCCTCATCCAGAAATGAGGATTTATAACTCAGATTCTCCAGCTGAGACAAGAGCCACATTTCACTCTCAAACAGAGCTTTTTGCATATTAACACCAAAAAGAACCTTTCTAGTCTCTTCTTCATTTATTTCTCAAacccctttttctttccttatgcTGTGGTCCTGTAGTCAGTGAGCCAGGTGAGCAGCAGTCCCTTTTCTACTCAATGAACCATTTATTTGATTGTGATAAAGGATGTGGGAGAGCAGATTGAAGCATTGACCTGCCATATAACTGGATTTCTATGCATCCTCTTCCAACAGTGTGTAATTAGAAAGTGCACTTATCAAAGCTAAAAGCTGCTCCTGTGTCAGGCAGTGGGACAGCCATGGAAACGTTTGCTGTTCCTTCCTGTGAAGCACAAGCCAGTTGTGACAGCGATTAACTGCTCCTGGGAAAGCCAGGCATCCCTTTGTCGCTGCCCCCAGGAGGCCTTTCATGGGTGTGTGCCTGTTGTTAGTTATGACAAAGGCACTTGAGGCTTTACTCCTTCTAGTTGTTCTAACAGGCATATCAAGCACTCAGTGCTGCCTGTGGAAAACGGGACATGCTGAAGAGTGCCAATAACTTGGCTGCCTTAAAGATGTTTTAAATAACAAGAGAATAACTTTGTAAGTCTAAGCTTTCAAGTACTAAACTTCTGTCATCTTATTGAAACATTGGAATTTATGCTGTTAACAGTGTATCAGTTTTTTTTATGGAATATAACTACTGGAAACATAAAAGTAGTATTTTATCAGCTTGGAGAAGTAACAGTCTTTATGAACTGAATTACAGATCAGTGAGTGAGCTGTGGTAAGAACTGTGATAAGTGGTATCATCTAATAAAGTTTTGATTCTACTAAGGTTTTCTTGGGTTGTCCAACCTTTCCTAATTTGGTGGagtgtttggtttttatttttcaggtaCTAAGCGGATGGTAGAAGGCACCATTAATCCAGGAGAGACGTGTCTGATCATTGAGGATGTGGTGACAAGTGGATCCAGTGTACTGGAAACTGCAGAAGCTCTCCAGAAAGAAGGGTTGAAAGTCACAGATGCCGTAGTGCTGTTGGACAGGGAGCAGGGTGGGAAGGCCAGGCTAGAGGAACACGGAATTCGCCTGCACTCTGTGTGCACCCTGTCTGGGGTGCTGGAGGttctccagcagcagggagaagtGGCTGCTGAGGTGGTTGAAAAGGTGAAGAAATTCATAGAGGGAAATGTGTTTGAGGCTCAGAATGGTGCTCCTGGGAAGAGGCTCTGCAAGGAGCTGAGCTTCAGCGCTCGTGCCCAGCTGCCAGGGGTGCATCCTATTGCAGCCAGGCTTCTCatgctcatggaaaagaagcaaaccAACCTGTGCCTTTCTGCTGATGTCACCAgccccaaggagctgctggagctagCTGCCACCCTGGGCCCCAGCATCTGCATCCTGAAGACTCATATAGACATCCTGAATGATTTCACCCAGGAGGTAGTAAAGGACTTGAGAACGCTTGCAGATCAACATGAATTCTTGATTTTTGAAGACAGGAAATTTGCAGATATTGGAAACACAGTGAAACACCAGTATGAAGGTGATTATCATCAAGCTGGATTTACTATAACTTTGCCTCTGGTGTGTAATTTCATTACTGGTACAGGTTGCCAGGAGAGAGCATGGAATCTTCAACCTTGGGAAATACTCAAGGGGATAAGACCCTGAGCAATCTGACCTAGCATTGAAGTTAACCCTGCTGAGAGGGCATGGCctcctgaggtcccttccaacctcaactTTTTTATGAATCTGTGGCTGTGCTTAGTAAGTACTTCTGAGTTATGTGCCATGAGAAACTGCTGCCTGCTGTTACTGTACTGCTTGTGTGCCCAGCATGGCTTTCTTTTGATACTCCATCTGCAGCTGTAGAACTGCTGTTctttttcctgatccttatgaTCTGCGTGCTATCAGGGAAGATAAAGATAGCACCTGTGACAGCAGATTTCTGGGCTACCATAAATGTCTCAGTAAATATTAAAGGTGAGACACTAAGCAGTGTTAGTGAAAAGCAAACTCAGAGATTACGCTCGGCGGTTAGGCAGCTGTCAGAACGGTCTGGTGAGACTGAACTTGTAACACTCAAGCTTCAGCAGTAAAactgtcttttaaaaatgtcaGTGATAAGGTGTGCAGCTGTTTCTGTCTAACTTGTCTCCCTGTTTAGCAATTTCTGATGCCTCttcctgcctgtgctctctCTCAGGTGGCGCGTTCAGGATCGCGTCCTGGGCAGACATCGTCAATGCCCACGTGGTTCCAGGCTCGGGGGTTGTGAAAGGCCTGAAGGAAGTGGGTCTGCCCCTCCAGCGTGGCTGTCTCCTGGTGGCAGAGATGAGTTCCCAAGGCTCCCTTGCAACAGGGGAATACACAAAAGCTGCAGTAAGTGGGCAGTCTTGTGTCGGGTTAAAAGCTTGTAAAGTGTCACAGGGAGGTTTTATGTGTTTCTAATATTTGCACTTCCAAAAGTCCCTCCAGCTCTTAACTATTGcaggtgtttgttttttccttggAGACTCAGGAACATGACTGTGTGGTGTTTAAAGGTTGCAGCTGTAGGTAGTGATGTGAGGTGGTCAGAGTTCACACTGGGAATTTCGTACACATTGCATTTTCTATTAGCACTCTCGCCTTagttttttcatttctttctttaagCAGTGCAtttctaattattttaaatCCATTTGCAATATTATTTAGAACATAGAAAGAAACATAATATTCACTTTACATTGGAAAAGCAAGTGACTTTACATTGGAAA
The nucleotide sequence above comes from Zonotrichia albicollis isolate bZonAlb1 chromosome 10, bZonAlb1.hap1, whole genome shotgun sequence. Encoded proteins:
- the UMPS gene encoding uridine 5'-monophosphate synthase, producing the protein MAAGPVGAVAAALSGVGALRFGHFVLKSGRSSPVYIDLRGLVSHPRLLRQVAGLLFQAAQDAGLQYDCVCGVPYTALPLATIICSENQVPMLIRRKEAKDYGTKRMVEGTINPGETCLIIEDVVTSGSSVLETAEALQKEGLKVTDAVVLLDREQGGKARLEEHGIRLHSVCTLSGVLEVLQQQGEVAAEVVEKVKKFIEGNVFEAQNGAPGKRLCKELSFSARAQLPGVHPIAARLLMLMEKKQTNLCLSADVTSPKELLELAATLGPSICILKTHIDILNDFTQEVVKDLRTLADQHEFLIFEDRKFADIGNTVKHQYEGGAFRIASWADIVNAHVVPGSGVVKGLKEVGLPLQRGCLLVAEMSSQGSLATGEYTKAAVQMAEDNSDFVFGFICGSRVSNKPEFLHLTPGVQLQTGGDNLGQRYLSPKEVIGEKGSDVIIVGRGILAASDRAQEAEKYRKAAWESYLSRLAAPAED